From Butyricimonas paravirosa, one genomic window encodes:
- a CDS encoding efflux transporter outer membrane subunit: MKKTVIYIILSGWMFAGCGTYSRYHRPDLSTENLYRDVPADIDTTTIASLSWREMFTDPKLQSLIETGLERNTDLNVARLRVEATEAVLMTARLSYLPSLGLTAEGNANKHDGATAKTYNVGASASWELDIFGKLTAAKRGAAAALQGSRAYRQAVQTQLVATIADSYYTLAMLDAQMAISNRTLENWRTTVRTLEALKKVGKSNEAGVLQAKANVMRLEASLLSIRKSISETENALSAILAMPSHSIGRSNLAEAAFPDTVSIGVPLQLLSNRPDVRQAEMELAQAFYATNAARAAFYPNITLSGTLGWTNNGGGVIVNPGQWLLNAIGSLTQPLFNRGTNIANLKIAKSRQEEAKLLFRQSLLNAGKEVNDALTAWQTAKSQIEINARQVETLCDAVRKTESLMRHSNATYLEVLTAQQSLLEAEVQQLQTRFERIQSVIKLYHVLGGGM; the protein is encoded by the coding sequence ATGAAGAAGACAGTAATATATATCATATTGTCGGGATGGATGTTTGCCGGTTGTGGCACATACAGCCGGTATCATCGTCCTGACCTCTCAACGGAGAATCTGTATCGGGACGTACCGGCGGACATTGATACAACGACCATCGCGTCCCTGTCGTGGCGGGAAATGTTTACCGACCCGAAACTCCAGTCCTTGATTGAAACCGGACTTGAACGGAACACAGACCTCAATGTGGCACGGTTACGCGTGGAAGCGACAGAAGCCGTCCTGATGACTGCCAGACTATCATATCTTCCATCACTGGGACTGACTGCCGAAGGTAATGCCAATAAACATGACGGAGCAACGGCAAAGACATATAATGTGGGAGCGTCGGCAAGCTGGGAACTGGACATCTTCGGCAAACTTACGGCGGCAAAGCGTGGTGCAGCCGCCGCGTTACAAGGAAGCCGTGCCTACCGGCAGGCCGTACAGACACAGCTTGTCGCCACTATTGCAGACAGTTACTACACCCTTGCCATGCTTGACGCACAAATGGCAATAAGTAACCGGACTTTGGAGAACTGGCGGACTACCGTACGTACTCTTGAAGCGTTGAAAAAAGTGGGGAAATCAAACGAAGCCGGCGTATTGCAGGCAAAGGCGAACGTGATGCGACTCGAAGCATCCCTGTTATCCATACGCAAGAGTATTTCCGAAACAGAAAATGCCCTGTCTGCGATACTTGCCATGCCGTCACACTCGATTGGACGAAGTAATCTGGCCGAGGCTGCTTTCCCCGATACTGTCTCGATTGGAGTCCCTTTGCAACTGCTTTCCAACCGTCCCGACGTGCGTCAGGCTGAAATGGAACTGGCGCAGGCGTTCTACGCCACCAATGCGGCTCGTGCCGCCTTCTATCCCAATATTACCCTCTCGGGGACTCTTGGATGGACTAATAACGGCGGTGGCGTAATCGTAAATCCCGGACAATGGTTGCTCAATGCCATCGGTTCCCTGACACAGCCCTTATTCAACCGGGGCACAAACATCGCCAACTTGAAGATAGCCAAAAGCCGTCAGGAAGAAGCCAAACTGTTGTTCCGGCAATCATTGCTGAACGCTGGAAAAGAAGTGAACGATGCTCTGACTGCATGGCAGACGGCAAAATCGCAAATTGAAATCAATGCTCGACAGGTTGAAACATTATGCGATGCTGTGCGAAAGACAGAATCGCTTATGCGTCATTCCAATGCCACCTATCTGGAAGTGTTGACCGCCCAACAGTCTCTTCTCGAAGCGGAAGTGCAACAGCTACAAACTCGTTTTGAACGCATACAAAGTGTAATCAAACTTTATCATGTGTTGGGAGGAGGAATGTAA
- a CDS encoding ATP-binding protein, with protein MKILLQHKIFIGYFLLMAIIGSMVAIVLHERSRVQKIENESIAIFQTQHNINTTHRYVTTLVTYGESVMVWNDEDSGAYRERRVRTDSMLQTLRTQCKDFIQPEQIDSLRTLLAAKEDHLFQIMEATREQKKTDSLLFHQKPTVTTQTTTRTVTRKKKGIAGFFGGKETVQMPVVTTRQTAPDKELISLLNKRKRDIETYTDSLRLCNRELNRKLRLLITSLDEQTWNAFRSKEERLKASYEHSTLVITGLIIFSIILLFISYLVIQRDIKVKAKNRKHLEETIEQNIALLEMRKNIILTISHDIRAPLNVISGSAELAVDTREKKRRNTHLNNIRIVCRHVVHLLNNLLDVYRLNEAKETRNDVPFNLNALLERIAFGFSHVINNKGILFNHDFTGTDVKLCGDVDRIEQILDNLLSNAVKFTETGTISLNARYNKGELVLEIKDTGIGMSEDALLRIFRPFERLGSVRNAEGFGLGLPITKGLVNLLGGTIDVTSGIDQGSTFRVTLPLKTTDETVESENLIIPHPAHLPRNVLVIDDDTMLLNVIKEMLERNGMNCTTCVTSKDVVKAMRGKDYDLLLSDIQMPGTNGIDLLTLLRNSNIGNSRTIPIVAMTARGDRDKEAFLHAGFTDYIYKPFSSSELLGLLSRMKTDRREKKPEVDFSLVLSEVNDKHKALLSLISQSEKDREELDAAMKNGDRHKLREITHRMQPMWEFLRMEEPLLAYRALLKDSKTSDKELKEYTRQIIDSTAMLIKAAEAEIKRLTNETEDTDS; from the coding sequence ATGAAAATACTTTTGCAGCATAAAATATTTATAGGATACTTTCTTTTAATGGCGATCATTGGCAGCATGGTCGCTATTGTTCTGCACGAGCGTAGTCGTGTACAGAAAATAGAGAATGAATCAATCGCTATTTTTCAAACCCAGCACAATATCAATACCACACACCGCTATGTGACCACGTTAGTAACTTATGGTGAATCCGTCATGGTATGGAATGATGAGGATTCTGGGGCTTACCGGGAACGACGTGTACGGACTGATTCCATGCTGCAAACATTACGTACACAATGTAAGGATTTCATACAACCCGAACAGATAGATTCTCTTCGTACATTGTTAGCAGCTAAAGAAGACCATCTGTTTCAAATAATGGAAGCGACCCGAGAACAAAAGAAAACGGATAGCCTTCTATTTCATCAAAAACCGACTGTAACGACACAGACAACCACCCGGACCGTTACCCGAAAGAAGAAAGGTATCGCCGGATTCTTCGGTGGCAAGGAAACCGTACAGATGCCGGTTGTTACAACCAGGCAAACCGCACCGGATAAGGAACTGATCTCGTTGTTGAATAAACGGAAACGGGACATAGAAACTTATACGGACAGCCTGCGGTTGTGCAATAGGGAACTCAACCGGAAATTGCGTTTACTTATTACAAGTCTGGATGAGCAGACATGGAACGCCTTCAGGAGCAAGGAAGAGCGTCTGAAAGCTTCCTACGAACATTCGACTTTGGTCATTACCGGCTTGATTATATTCTCAATCATCCTGTTGTTCATTTCGTATCTTGTCATACAACGGGATATTAAGGTCAAGGCAAAAAACAGGAAGCATCTGGAAGAAACGATAGAGCAGAACATCGCGCTGTTAGAAATGCGGAAGAATATCATCCTGACAATCTCTCATGACATCCGCGCCCCTCTGAACGTAATCAGCGGCAGTGCGGAACTTGCCGTGGATACCCGTGAAAAGAAACGCAGGAACACGCACCTGAACAACATCAGGATCGTGTGCCGGCACGTTGTACACCTGCTTAACAACCTGCTGGACGTGTACCGCCTGAACGAGGCCAAGGAAACCCGCAACGATGTGCCGTTCAACCTGAATGCCCTGTTGGAACGCATTGCCTTCGGCTTCTCCCACGTAATCAATAACAAAGGCATCCTATTCAATCACGATTTTACCGGTACCGATGTCAAGCTTTGCGGTGACGTGGACCGTATCGAACAGATTCTGGACAACCTGCTTAGCAATGCCGTCAAATTTACAGAAACCGGCACAATCAGCTTGAATGCTCGTTATAACAAAGGGGAGTTGGTGTTGGAAATCAAGGATACCGGCATTGGCATGAGTGAAGATGCGCTTTTACGTATCTTCCGCCCGTTTGAACGATTGGGTTCCGTCAGAAACGCGGAGGGTTTCGGATTGGGCCTGCCGATAACAAAAGGTCTTGTCAACCTGCTTGGCGGGACAATAGACGTGACGAGCGGCATTGACCAGGGTAGCACGTTCCGTGTTACACTTCCATTGAAAACCACGGATGAAACGGTAGAGAGCGAGAACTTGATAATTCCACATCCGGCACATTTGCCTCGGAATGTACTTGTCATTGATGACGACACGATGCTGTTGAATGTGATAAAGGAAATGCTGGAGCGTAACGGGATGAATTGTACTACCTGCGTAACCTCCAAGGACGTGGTCAAGGCGATGCGGGGCAAGGATTATGACCTGCTGCTTTCCGACATTCAAATGCCGGGTACCAACGGTATTGATTTATTAACCCTATTGCGCAACTCGAACATCGGAAACTCCCGTACCATCCCTATTGTAGCCATGACCGCACGCGGAGACAGGGACAAGGAAGCTTTTCTCCATGCCGGATTTACGGACTACATCTATAAACCGTTTTCATCCTCGGAACTGCTCGGCCTGCTTTCGAGGATGAAGACAGACAGGCGGGAGAAAAAACCGGAGGTTGATTTCAGTTTGGTCCTTTCAGAGGTCAATGACAAGCACAAGGCACTGCTTTCTCTTATATCCCAATCAGAGAAAGACCGAGAAGAACTTGATGCCGCCATGAAAAACGGCGACAGGCATAAGTTGCGTGAAATCACCCACCGTATGCAACCGATGTGGGAGTTCCTACGGATGGAAGAGCCCCTGCTGGCTTACCGTGCTTTGTTGAAAGACAGTAAAACAAGCGACAAAGAGTTAAAAGAATATACCCGGCAGATAATAGACAGCACCGCCATGCTCATCAAGGCGGCGGAAGCCGAGATAAAAAGACTGACAAATGAAACGGAAGATACTGATAGTTGA
- a CDS encoding sigma-54-dependent transcriptional regulator, which translates to MKRKILIVEDNVGLSQIQKDWLSRAGYDAVTAMSEPIARSLIRKTQFDLILSDVRLPEGDGISLLEWLRKEKKDIPFIITTEFVSVPDVVRTIKLGARDYLPKPVHREHLLELAEDVFHPVATVRKQERQLFRRISPMILKVEKFARLVAPSDMSVMILGANGTGKESVAQTIHDNSERYGKPFVAVNCGALPRELAASLFFGHEKGAFTGADTAKTGYFDLAKGGTLFLDEIGTMPHEIQSMLLRVLQENVYTPIGSGRERISDVRVISATNENMEQAIKEGRFREDLYHRLNEFEIRQPSLEECPEDIIPLAEFFRERFSKELKRTTQGFTEETKQRMLAYRWPGNVRELRNRVKRAVLVSESPMLDVDGLEITVCVCRNEETDTLAILPLKGEAFEKESIIRALKACNGHREQAAGMLNINPATLYRKMKKYGLK; encoded by the coding sequence ATGAAACGGAAGATACTGATAGTTGAAGACAACGTGGGGCTGTCGCAAATACAGAAAGACTGGCTTTCCCGGGCCGGTTATGACGCTGTGACAGCCATGAGCGAGCCGATAGCCCGCTCGTTGATACGCAAAACGCAGTTCGACCTTATATTGTCGGACGTGCGGTTGCCGGAAGGCGACGGCATTTCCCTGTTGGAATGGTTGCGCAAGGAGAAGAAAGACATCCCGTTCATCATAACGACCGAATTCGTTTCCGTCCCGGACGTTGTGCGTACCATCAAACTGGGAGCCAGGGACTACCTGCCCAAACCGGTACACCGGGAACATCTGTTGGAACTGGCGGAAGATGTGTTCCACCCGGTAGCCACCGTGAGAAAGCAGGAACGGCAGTTGTTCCGCCGTATAAGTCCCATGATCCTGAAAGTGGAGAAATTCGCCAGACTGGTCGCCCCGTCCGATATGTCCGTGATGATACTCGGGGCCAACGGGACCGGCAAGGAGTCGGTGGCGCAGACCATCCATGACAATAGCGAACGATACGGCAAGCCTTTTGTCGCCGTAAACTGCGGCGCGTTACCCCGTGAGCTGGCAGCCTCGCTGTTCTTCGGGCATGAGAAAGGCGCGTTCACCGGGGCGGACACGGCAAAGACCGGATATTTTGACCTGGCGAAAGGCGGCACACTGTTCCTTGACGAGATAGGCACGATGCCGCATGAAATCCAATCCATGCTGTTACGAGTATTGCAGGAGAATGTATATACCCCGATAGGAAGCGGCAGGGAACGGATTTCGGATGTCAGGGTCATTTCCGCGACAAACGAGAATATGGAACAGGCCATCAAGGAGGGACGGTTCAGGGAAGACCTTTACCATCGTCTGAACGAGTTTGAGATCCGGCAACCCTCCCTGGAGGAATGCCCGGAAGATATCATTCCGTTGGCGGAGTTTTTCCGTGAACGTTTCTCGAAAGAACTGAAAAGGACTACTCAAGGATTTACCGAAGAGACCAAACAGAGGATGCTTGCCTACCGGTGGCCGGGCAACGTGCGTGAACTCCGAAACCGTGTCAAGCGTGCCGTACTGGTCTCTGAGTCTCCGATGCTTGACGTGGATGGATTGGAAATAACTGTCTGTGTATGTAGAAATGAAGAAACAGACACACTTGCAATCCTGCCTCTGAAAGGTGAAGCATTTGAGAAAGAAAGCATTATCAGGGCTCTCAAAGCCTGCAACGGTCACCGGGAACAAGCGGCTGGAATGCTGAACATCAACCCGGCAACACTGTACAGGAAGATGAAGAAATACGGGCTGAAATGA